The region GCCCCACGCCAGAGCCGCGTACCGCCGCACGATCTCGCGGCGCGCCAGCGCCGCGCCCAGCACGCGGTGCGCGCGATCGGTCTTCGCCACCAGCAGCAGCCCCGAGGTCTCCTTGTCGAGACGATGGACGATCCCGGCGCGCTCGTCGTCCCCCTCCCCCGACAGGGCCCCGCCCCGCCCCTTGAGCGCGTTCACGAGCGTGCCCGTCCAGTTGCCGGGCGCCGGATGCACCACCATGCCGGCCGCCTTGTCGATCACCAGCACCTCGTCGTCCTCGTACGCGACGACGAGCGGGATCGCCTCCCCCAGCACGTCGCGGGGGCTCGGCGCCGGGATCGTCACCTCGACCACCATGTCCGGGTCGGCGCGGAAGCTCGCCTTCTCGTGGCGGCCCCGCACCAGCACGTGCCCCTGCGCGATGAGCGTGGCGGCCTGCGTGCGCGACAGGTTCAGCCGGCCGGCCACCAGCAGATCGAGCCGCGGCGCCGACGCCGGCGCGGAGAACCGCTCGACGCGCGCCGCCCGGTCACTCACCGGCCCGCGCGCGCTGACGCTCCTCGATCCACAGCGCCACGGCCAGCAGGCAGGCCCCGATCGTCACGCCCGAGTCGGCCACGTTGAACGTCCAGAACCGCACCGTCCCCACGCCGAGATCGATGAAATCCACCACGCCGCGCCCGGAGCGCAGCCGGTCCAGGAGGTTGCCCGCCGCGCCCCCCCATGCCAGCCCCAAGCCCAACACCTTGAGCCGTTCCTTCGGCCCGCTGGACCGGTACATCTGCCAGAGCACCACGAGGGCGATCGCCGCGAAGCTCCCGAAGATCACGCGCGAATAGCGCCCCAGCGACATGCTGAACGCCGCCCCCCGATTGTAGGCGAGGGTGAACCGCCCGTACGAGCCGATCACGTCCTGGGCCACGTGCGGCGTGAGGTACCGCACGGCGAGCATCTTGGTGATGGTGTCGAGCACCACGATGCTCACCGCGGCGATCCAGAACCACCGGCGATTGGAGGACGGGGCGTCGGGCATGCGCGCGGTCACGGCGCCTGGCCGGCGGACCCGTGCCCCACCGCGGTCGACGACGCCACGGCGGCCAGCGACGCCTCGCGATCTTCGGACCACAGTACCCACGCCAGCAGGATCGCTCCCACGCTCACCGCCATGTCGGCCACGTTGAACGTGGGCCACCGCGCATTGCGGAGCCCGATGTCGATGAAATCCACCACGCCGAGTCCGCCGCGCAGACGGTCGATGAGATTGCCCAGCGCCCCGCCGCACACCAGCGCGAGGGCCAATGTGCGGGGCAGATCCCCGTCGCGGGTGGCCGCGTACAACCGCGCCAGGATGACCAACGCGACGACGGTGAGCGCCATGAAGATCCAGCGCGAATACCCACCCACGTTGAGGCCGAACGCCGCCCCGGGATTGTAGACCAGCGTGAACTGCACGGTGTTGCCGAGGACCTCGTGCGGCAGGCTCGGCAGCGGAAACAGGCGTTCGGCCAACGACTTGGTCACCGCGTCGGTGGCGGTGACCGCGCCCAGCACCGGCCAGAACAGGATCGCCTTACTTCTTGGCATCTTCCTCACGCTGCTTGCATTCGATGCAGTACCGCGCGTGCGGGAGCGCATCGAGGCGGTCGAAGCCGATCAGGTTGCCGCACGACTGGCACAGCCCGTAGCTCTCGGGCGCCCGATACAGGCGGCGCAGCGCCTCGTCGATGTGCCACAGGAAGCGCCCCTCCTGGCTGGCGAACAGGAACGCCTTCTCGCGCTCCATGGCGTCGGTGCCCTGGTCGGCCATGTGGAAGGAGTAGCTGCTGAGCCCCCCGTCCGCGGACTGCGGCGTGGCGCCGAACGCTTCGTCGTACTGGCCCAGTTCCTTCAGGACGCGTTTGCGCTCTTCGAGGAGTCGCTTTTCGAAGTGCTGCACCTGCTTCTTCGACATCCCCTTCGCCTTGTTCACGCTCTTGGTGGCCATGCTACTCCGCCTTGGTTATGGCGATCCGTGCCGCGATTCCGTCAACTTCCACGGTCGGCATCGTCGCCTGGTCCCCTGCCTCGCCGTCCTCGCGCCATACCACGCGCGTGGCCAGCACCTCGCCCGCGATCCACGCCCCGTGCGTCTCCACGGCCGCCCGTACGTCGGCGTCGCCGCCGACATACAGCACGATTCGGTCGCTCACCGCAAGCCCCGTCTCCTTGCGCCCACGTTGCACCCG is a window of Gemmatimonadaceae bacterium DNA encoding:
- a CDS encoding RluA family pseudouridine synthase, yielding MSDRAARVERFSAPASAPRLDLLVAGRLNLSRTQAATLIAQGHVLVRGRHEKASFRADPDMVVEVTIPAPSPRDVLGEAIPLVVAYEDDEVLVIDKAAGMVVHPAPGNWTGTLVNALKGRGGALSGEGDDERAGIVHRLDKETSGLLLVAKTDRAHRVLGAALARREIVRRYAALAWGHLSADVITVDRPVARDPNDRKRMAIVATGRAAKTVFHRLARFDAADLLRAHLHTGRTHQIRVHLASIGHPVVGDDTYGGGGGRSLVSLPPKRHFLHAAWLAFRHPATGARIELRSPLPDDLRRALAAVAGRDAVVGDTDPLEYFGFYRVDA
- the lspA gene encoding signal peptidase II, with protein sequence MTARMPDAPSSNRRWFWIAAVSIVVLDTITKMLAVRYLTPHVAQDVIGSYGRFTLAYNRGAAFSMSLGRYSRVIFGSFAAIALVVLWQMYRSSGPKERLKVLGLGLAWGGAAGNLLDRLRSGRGVVDFIDLGVGTVRFWTFNVADSGVTIGACLLAVALWIEERQRARAGE
- the lspA gene encoding signal peptidase II translates to MPRSKAILFWPVLGAVTATDAVTKSLAERLFPLPSLPHEVLGNTVQFTLVYNPGAAFGLNVGGYSRWIFMALTVVALVILARLYAATRDGDLPRTLALALVCGGALGNLIDRLRGGLGVVDFIDIGLRNARWPTFNVADMAVSVGAILLAWVLWSEDREASLAAVASSTAVGHGSAGQAP
- a CDS encoding TraR/DksA family transcriptional regulator; this translates as MATKSVNKAKGMSKKQVQHFEKRLLEERKRVLKELGQYDEAFGATPQSADGGLSSYSFHMADQGTDAMEREKAFLFASQEGRFLWHIDEALRRLYRAPESYGLCQSCGNLIGFDRLDALPHARYCIECKQREEDAKK